The Toxorhynchites rutilus septentrionalis strain SRP chromosome 1, ASM2978413v1, whole genome shotgun sequence genome contains the following window.
cacgcgttagccacagattagatgcggccttgtcgacgtgtggccggtccagttgatgggggtgggcaccatgcactgccttctgcttccaagctgcaatcttctcctccactgtctgcagattgcagttgagttggtactccgcttgcgccaagtgcagagcgctgtatcctctgtcggcggcgcagacagcccggtatagcgcgttttggttggcgcgttctgcgaagtactcgcgcagttgtcgtacctgggcaacacacagtgcagatatgtcgactattccaagtcccccttctttgcgtggcagtgaaactctctccagtgccgattgaggatggtgcattccggcctctttaaatgctttcctcatcctcctctcaaggtcctctaggtcagttttgctccatttgactacaccaaaactgaaggtcagcaggggaaccgcgaatgtgttgatcgcacgtaccttgttccccgcgttgaggaaagtcctcaggacacagttcactcgactcaagaacttgtctcgcagctccaccatcccagttttttttttttttttttttttttaattttatttgaggctcattagcattttagctgtaacagagccgaattttaatcgtgtacatgtcacatgattatcatatctataattagcacattacacacagttgccattcgccagtattccttctataccattacatatggtacattcacacaatagccatttaggcgtaagagttttctatctgttcttccattatccagttagaccggacagcggagacagttgattgatcattgttgagttatttatagaacagcagcccgatgtgacttgcagagcagagcagttgtatggatgaatcgatcttatttcgaccgtggatcgatctccatcgctgatgattgttgcgcgaacgtagctattctgtaacaacacaaagatggtcaatgagggccctgagttttgaactcacgatcgatcgcttactaagcgaacgcgccaGTGTGTGAAATTGATcttcattattttaaaattgcatatatttaagcgtttctggAATGTCTCTCAAAGGAAAATATTTGGGACGcataccaaaacaaaataattctctgaaagtatgcaacaagcaaaccaaacaacacgaaaaaatctgaaagctgcaccgatagctatcactcgttcgatcctatcgaattgctcggtatctataatagtaaaatagggctaacgaacaaaattcttatcgcctcgatttctataatagggcccataataATTGTGAGAAATCAAAACAATGCAACTAATTTATCATTCTGTTAGCCAGAAACAGACGTATTTATTCAGATATTTGACCATCAAACATTCCTCTCTCTAGTGCTTGTCACCCGCTAGTTTGGCACTAATCATTTCCTTAAACTGCGATAAGATCTTGTTCTCCCGCTTTTGTCGTTCCTCCTTGCTAAACATTGCCAGCGCCCGTTTTTCGTCCGCCGAGTAAATTTGATTTTCCTTACGGATACGAACCGCTTCCATTCGACGATGTCTGtggagaaaatcgagaaaatatCAGAACAAATTTACACATAATTTCAAAGCAAATTCTTACCGACTACCACTCATCACGTATCCAACATCCTCGAAGGTAGCGATTTCATCCGAGGTGAGTCCAATCTCACCTCGGCGTGGGATTCGCTTGCCCTCGGTAACGTACGCCGCCATGGCCGCACCTTCACCCGGCAACAGTGCCCTGCCGAAGTCTTTCTGATTGAGACCACCGCTCGTCTTGATCGGTCCAACAATGCCATCCGCTGATTCCTCCTCCAATGCAGTCCCACTTCCCTTGGAACTACTCGCTTTGGCCGAAGATCTACCAGCCACAGACTTTTCAACCCACTCATCTCCCTCTTCACCGCTCGAAGAAGAGGAATCCGACGATGActccttctttttcttcttcttcttggaacGTTTTTCCTTCTTACGGTGCTTTTTGgaagattttttctttttcttctccttcttgtcgctttctttcttctttttctttttcgaagatttctTGGAAGCCTTCTTAGTCGCTACCTTATCCCCTTCATCGTCGGAGGATTCCCGCGGGGAGGGGGATTCCTCCCAAACATTCGTCACCCCCTCTTCGCCTATCACTTCTCGCTGCAGCCTCCGAGACTGCATAAACTCATCGTTCATTGCGTCCTTCGTGGCCCTGCCTCCCGAGCGATAGCTCCGATCCGCATCCCGCCAAGACTGTTTCTCTTGATACATGTCGTGTTCCCATCGTTTACCTCTTTCCACTCCCGCAAACGCCTCCGCAAAAGACGGAGGGACCCTGGGATTTTTACCATCACGGTGTGATTCTCGCTGTCCACTCCGGGAACGTGATCTCCTTTTTCTCTCCGGAGATCTGGCTTTCCTGTTTCGTTCCCTGGATCTTGATCTGTGTCGTCTTTCTCTCGAAGCCGACCGCCGTCGTCTGGGTTGCTCGGTTTGCTTCCGCTCGCGCTGGTAGCGCTTAACGGGCGAGCGTGAATTTGACTGTTTGCGCTTGCGGTCACGGGAGCAGTTGCTGCTGCTACCGCTGGAACTTCTGCTACTGCTATCGTCActaccgctgctgctgctattgcTTCTATCGGAGCTTGAAGATGAGTCGGGATGCTTCTTCCTCCGGCGATCTCCGTTGCTGTGGCTGGTCTTATGCGATGAACGATTGCG
Protein-coding sequences here:
- the LOC129777922 gene encoding NKAP family protein CG6066-like, coding for MPRRGRSRERDRNRSSHKTSHSNGDRRRKKHPDSSSSSDRSNSSSSGSDDSSSRSSSGSSSNCSRDRKRKQSNSRSPVKRYQRERKQTEQPRRRRSASRERRHRSRSRERNRKARSPERKRRSRSRSGQRESHRDGKNPRVPPSFAEAFAGVERGKRWEHDMYQEKQSWRDADRSYRSGGRATKDAMNDEFMQSRRLQREVIGEEGVTNVWEESPSPRESSDDEGDKVATKKASKKSSKKKKKKESDKKEKKKKKSSKKHRKKEKRSKKKKKKKESSSDSSSSSGEEGDEWVEKSVAGRSSAKASSSKGSGTALEEESADGIVGPIKTSGGLNQKDFGRALLPGEGAAMAAYVTEGKRIPRRGEIGLTSDEIATFEDVGYVMSGSRHRRMEAVRIRKENQIYSADEKRALAMFSKEERQKRENKILSQFKEMISAKLAGDKH